CGAGGTCCTGCACGGGCGCTACCGGGTGCTCACCCTGGAGAGCTCCAGTATCCCCAACGCGATCGCGGCGCTGGCGCTCACCGTCCGGGACCGCACCGGGCAGCGGCCGCACCTGTACTTCGAGTGGACCGAGGGCAACCCGTTCGCCCAGTTCCTGCGGTTCTTCCTGTTCGGGCAGGGCGAGGTCGCGCCGGTGACGCGCGAGGTGCTGCGCGAGGCCGAGCCGGACCGCTCGCGCCGCCCGCGCGTCCACGTCGGCTGACGGGTCCTTCCGGGCGACGGCCCGCCCGCTCCTCGTGAGCGGGCGGGCCGTCGGCGTTCCCGGGGCCTTCCGGCGGTACGGGACCGAATGGCGCCGCCCACGCCCGGGAGGGGAGGGCGTGGGCGGCGGCTCGGAGGGGGCGGGGCCTCAGGCGGGGAGGTCCAGGACCGTGCCCGGCTGAATGAGGTCCGGGTCCTCGCCGATGGTGCTGCGGTTGAGGGCGTAGAGGGCGGGCCAGCCGCCCGGGACACGGAGGCGTTCGGCGAGGTCGGTGAGGGTGTCGCCGTCGCGGACGGTCCAGGTGCCGTCCTCGGCGGCGGTCGGCGCGGCGGTGGGTTTCGGCGTCGTGGAGTGTTTCGGCGCGGCGGCCGGGGGCGGGAGGACGGCGGCGTCGCGATCGTGGCTGCGGGTGGCGCGGGCGCCGCAGACGGGCCAGGGGGAGAGGCCGCGGTGTTCGGCGAGGTGCTCGGCGACGGCGATCTGCTGCTCGCGGGTGGCGAGGTCGGCGCGCGGGGCGTACCCGAGGCCGCCGTTCTCGCGCCAGGTGGCCTGGTCGAACTGGAGCCCGCCGTAGTAGCCGTTGCCGGTGTTGACGCGCCAGTTGCCGCTGCTCTCGCAGGCCGCCACGTTGTCCCAGTCGTACCGGCCGTCCTGGGGCCGGCTGTCCTGCGGCCGGCTCTCCTTCGCCCGGCTGTCCTCCGCCCGGCCTGGGTCGGAGCCGGTGCTGCGGCCCGGGGGTGCGGCGTGGGCCGCGGGGGCGGCGGCGAGGGCCACGGTGAGGGCGCAGAGCGCGGCGGGGACGAGGCGGCGGAGACAACCGGTGGCAGGCATGGGCGGCTCTCAGGTTCGGGGACAGGGCCTGCGCCGTCCGAAGTCGGCGCCCTCCCACCGACGCACGACCGGCCGGGCGCCCCGCCGCCGACACGTCCGTGGGGTCACCCGTACGGCAGGCCCGGACCACCCCGGCGGCCCGCGGCCAACCGGCCGTACGTGCCGCGCGGTCGTCACGGTCGTCACGGTCGTTCAACTGCCGTTCGCCGTGGGAACCGTCCGAAGTCGCCCGGGCGTGCGGTGGGACTGGGAGCCTCCTCGGCGATTCCCGGAGCCCAGGAGGCGGCAGTGGTGGCACACCCTTCGGCACATCCCTCGCGCAGGAGCGTCCTTCGCACCGCCACGGCGGTCGGCACGCTCGCCGCGCTGCCCGCGTCCACCCTGCTGTGGACCCAGCCCGCGGTGGCCGGCACCCCCGGGCCGGAGCAGGTCCACCTCCAGTGGGGCAACGAGCCGTCCCGCGAGATGACCGTCTCCTGGGCGACGGCGGCGAGCGTCAACCGCCCCCGGGTGCGGATCGGGACGCCGCGCGAGGGCGCGGGCCGTACGGTCGGCGCGCGCAGCCGCAGCTACGTGGACGGCCTCAACAAGGTCGAGACCTTCACCCACCACGCCCGGCTGAACGGCCTGCGCCCCGACACCACCTACGTCTACGAGGTGCTGCACGACGGCGCCGAGCCGGTGCGTGGCACCTTCCGCACGGCGCCGGCGCGCGGCCGGGCCGCGTTCCGCTTCACCAGCTTCGGGGACCTGGGCACGGGTGACAACGTGTTCGCCAAGTCCTCGATCCACGGCGCGGCCGCCGTCCGGCAGGTCGAGCAGTTCGACCCGCTGTTCCACCTGCTCAACGGCGACCTCGCGTACGCCAACAACAACCCGCAGCTCCAGCCGCAGGCCTGGAACGCGTTCATGAACAACATGGCGAAGTCGGCCGCCAACCGCCCGTGGATGCCCACACCCGGCAACCACGAGGTCGAGGCCGGCGGCGGGGACCTCGGGTACGCCTCCTACCTGACCCGCTTCGAGCTGCCGGACAACGGCACCCGCGACCACTGCGGCAACTGGTACGGCTTCCAGGTCGGTTCGGTGCTGTTCGTCAGCCTGGACGGCAACGAGATCGCGGTCGAGGACGACGCCAGCATCGACCCGGCCACCGGGCACTCCATCTACATCAGCGACTACAGCGAGGGCGCCCAACTGCGCTGGCTGGAGCGGCTGTTGTCGCGCGCCCGGGGCGGGTCCTCGGTGGACTGGATCGTGGTCTACCTGCACCAGTTCGCGATGTCCTCCTCGGCCGCCAGCCACGGCGGCGACATGGGCATCCGCGAGAAGCTGCTGCCGCTGCTCGACCGCTACTGCGTCGACCTCGTCCTGGCCGGCCACGACCACGACTACGAGCGCACCCACCCCGTGCGCGGCACCGAACCGGGCGGCCTGCTCACCCCGGCCGTCGCCGACGACGACCTGCGGCAGATCGACACCTCGCAGGGCACCGTCCACCTCATCCTCGGCGGCGGAGGCACGGCCGGACACGACGACGTCTACCTGCCCGCCGACGCGGACGGCGTGCGGCAGGCCTCGGTCCGCACCCAGCGGCTCACCTTCAAGGCCGACCCCGACGCCAAGGAGAAGGCCCACTGGTCGGCCGTGACCGACCCGGACACCCACTTCCCGTACGGCGTCGCGGTGTTCGACGTCGACCCGGGCCTGCTCCCGGGCGGCCGCACCACCATCACCGTCAGCTACTACCACTCCGTCCCGGCCACCGCCGCCAACCCCCTCCCGACGCCGGTCCTCTACGACCGCTTCACCCTCTACCGCGACCGCAGCGACGGCTGGGACGACGACGACCAGGACGAGGACGAGAACCGCGACTCCCGGAACGCCGCCGCCGCCCGCTGACTCCGTCCGTACTCTCCAACTCCCCAGGCCCGCAGCATAATTGGCCGGCAAGCCGGGTCACGTTGCCGTGACCCGGCTTCCCGCTGCTACGTCACCTCGCCTGGCACGTCACGGGGTGCGTTCAGGGTTCAGGGTCCACTGCTGGTTCGCCTGGATCCCGGGGCAGTTGGAGATGTCGAGGCGAGCGCCCTGATCGGTCGCCCCGTTGGGGACCTCCAGGCACCTGCCGGAGGGACTGGCGGCAGGGTCCACGGTGGCGGGGAGGTAGATGCGACCGTCGGGACGCACGGTCCACCTCTGGCCGGTCCTGCCGTCGCAGTCGGTGAGGATGACGCCGGTTCCGTCGAGGAGTGCGTTGTCCTTGGTGGAGAGGCAGTAGCCCCCGGCCCGAACCGTGCCGTCGGAGGCGAGGTTGAAGCGCTGGTGTCATGGTCAGCGCCGGTGGCAAGCTCTGGCGCACCCCTCCGCAGGCCGGACGGCAACTGGCAGGTCCAGGGCTGGGGTGACGTCTACAGCGTCACCGGCGCGCTGAGCGGGGCACAGACCGACCACGGCCAACTCGCGCTCGCCAACACCGACGACGGGCTCCAGGTCGTCGCACTCGCCCAGGGCAAGCCATGGCACGTGGTGCGCAACAGCGCGGGGTCCTGGTCCCAGTGGGCCGATGTCACCGGCGTGGCCGGCCAGATCGCCCCGCTGACCACCGTCGGCGCTGCGGGGGCCGGGGTCGGCCTCAACGTCACGGTCGCCGGGGCCGGCAAGCTCAGCGAGACCACGAGGGACGGGACCACCGGCAAGTGGTCCGCCTGGTCGACAGTCGCCACCGGAAACGGCACGGGCAGCAGCACGACCCAGGCCTTCCGACCGATGGGGAGCACCAACACCCCGACCGCTGCACCCAACACCGGCGGTGGAACAGGCGGGCCCCACGCGCTGCTTAGCTCCACCACCACAACTCCCACCGGGTCCAAGGCCGTCAGCTACCAGTACGACGCCAAGGGCCGCACCACCGCCATCACCGACACCGGCGGCACCGCCACCCTGGCCTGGAACGGCGAGGACAAGCTCGCCTCCTACGCCAGGACCGGCCAGGCCGGTGCCACCACCTACCTCTACGACGCCGACGGCAACCCGCTGATCCGCCGGAGCCCCGGCAAGACCACCCTGTTCCTGCCCACCGACGAACTCACCCTCGACACCGCCACCGGCTCCATGAGCAACGTGCGCTCCATCAGCGCAGGAGGCGGCCTCACCTTCACCCGCGTCACCGCCCCCATCGGCGGCGGCACCGTCCTCATCCAGGCCGCAGACCCGCACGGCACCAACAGCGTCCAGATCAACACCGACGCCGCCCAAACGGTCACCCGCCGGGACACGGACCCCTTCGGCAACCTCCGCGGCACCCAGCCCACCGCCGGCCAGTGGGCCGGCACCAAGGGCTTCGTCGGCGGCACCAAGGACGACACCACCGGCCTCACCAACCTCGGCGCCCGCCAATACGACCCCACCACCGGCCGCTTCATCAACCCCGACCCCATCCTCGACGCCGCCGACCCGCAGCAGTGGAACGGCTACGCCTACAGCAACAACAACCCCGTCAACCTCTCCGACCCCTCAGGCCTGCACTTCGAGGAGTGCAGCAACGGGATGTACACGTGCAGCGGCGGGATCACGCCGATCGAGAAGGGGCGAGACTACGACCAGATCGTAGAAGAAAACAAGAAGACCGAACAGTTCCAGGCGTACTCCGCATACAGCTACTGGCGAACGCATAAGACGCTTCGCGAGCAATATGCGACAAAATGCAGCAACGGTCGATGCAACCCAAATTCCAAGGAAGGCCACGAAGGCAACAACAGGGACTTCCTTTTTGGCCTCGGCACAATCGTGGTGGCGCCGCTTGATCTCGTGCACACGGTTATTCATTTGGGTGATCACGAATATAGCAAGCCAGGCCCGATGGCTACCTATATAGACTGGGCCCAAGGTCACGGCCTTGACCCGCAAAGTGCACATTTTGTGTCGGGAGCGTACGCCCCTGC
The genomic region above belongs to Streptomyces sp. 1331.2 and contains:
- a CDS encoding purple acid phosphatase family protein produces the protein MAHPSAHPSRRSVLRTATAVGTLAALPASTLLWTQPAVAGTPGPEQVHLQWGNEPSREMTVSWATAASVNRPRVRIGTPREGAGRTVGARSRSYVDGLNKVETFTHHARLNGLRPDTTYVYEVLHDGAEPVRGTFRTAPARGRAAFRFTSFGDLGTGDNVFAKSSIHGAAAVRQVEQFDPLFHLLNGDLAYANNNPQLQPQAWNAFMNNMAKSAANRPWMPTPGNHEVEAGGGDLGYASYLTRFELPDNGTRDHCGNWYGFQVGSVLFVSLDGNEIAVEDDASIDPATGHSIYISDYSEGAQLRWLERLLSRARGGSSVDWIVVYLHQFAMSSSAASHGGDMGIREKLLPLLDRYCVDLVLAGHDHDYERTHPVRGTEPGGLLTPAVADDDLRQIDTSQGTVHLILGGGGTAGHDDVYLPADADGVRQASVRTQRLTFKADPDAKEKAHWSAVTDPDTHFPYGVAVFDVDPGLLPGGRTTITVSYYHSVPATAANPLPTPVLYDRFTLYRDRSDGWDDDDQDEDENRDSRNAAAAR
- a CDS encoding RHS repeat-associated core domain-containing protein, which encodes MASSGAPLRRPDGNWQVQGWGDVYSVTGALSGAQTDHGQLALANTDDGLQVVALAQGKPWHVVRNSAGSWSQWADVTGVAGQIAPLTTVGAAGAGVGLNVTVAGAGKLSETTRDGTTGKWSAWSTVATGNGTGSSTTQAFRPMGSTNTPTAAPNTGGGTGGPHALLSSTTTTPTGSKAVSYQYDAKGRTTAITDTGGTATLAWNGEDKLASYARTGQAGATTYLYDADGNPLIRRSPGKTTLFLPTDELTLDTATGSMSNVRSISAGGGLTFTRVTAPIGGGTVLIQAADPHGTNSVQINTDAAQTVTRRDTDPFGNLRGTQPTAGQWAGTKGFVGGTKDDTTGLTNLGARQYDPTTGRFINPDPILDAADPQQWNGYAYSNNNPVNLSDPSGLHFEECSNGMYTCSGGITPIEKGRDYDQIVEENKKTEQFQAYSAYSYWRTHKTLREQYATKCSNGRCNPNSKEGHEGNNRDFLFGLGTIVVAPLDLVHTVIHLGDHEYSKPGPMATYIDWAQGHGLDPQSAHFVSGAYAPAAVGDAYAANPEVPQGWCNSFPAGTKVLLADGTTKPIEQLTIGDQVTATDPQTGDTAGERVTKTIITPDDKDFTDLQLTTAVEANPAAVPSTITSTQHHPYWDVTTKRWTDAADLQAGHQLLTPAGDTVTVASVRNYHTDSTSAYNLTVSQLHTYYVLTGATPILVHNCGDTPPGVQCVCLPGTGTGPADVAIRNSGPWTRSDIIRGSLGLRPNQVGSRMEIHHADQMPGSAIHELDQSVHRGAGTDLHRNPHNQGVTKDMRKEDTQLHWWYRSQEQGWGTYSPDHWFDNWAE
- a CDS encoding LysM peptidoglycan-binding domain-containing protein — translated: MPATGCLRRLVPAALCALTVALAAAPAAHAAPPGRSTGSDPGRAEDSRAKESRPQDSRPQDGRYDWDNVAACESSGNWRVNTGNGYYGGLQFDQATWRENGGLGYAPRADLATREQQIAVAEHLAEHRGLSPWPVCGARATRSHDRDAAVLPPPAAAPKHSTTPKPTAAPTAAEDGTWTVRDGDTLTDLAERLRVPGGWPALYALNRSTIGEDPDLIQPGTVLDLPA